CAGTTGGGCAAAATGTTTATCCCGACAGACCCCGGTGGACGACTGTTTGTAAACTACCGAGGCCCCGGTCATACTTTTCACTACATCAGCGCCGCACGAGTCTTGGAGAACAAAGTCGACCCTAAAGAGTTGGACGGCAAGTTTGTCTTAATCGGGACGTCTGCTGCCGGGTTATTGGACTTGCGTTCCATGCCGTTTGACAACGTTTATCCGGGGGTGGAGGCACATGCCAACGTCATCGACAATATTCTGAAAGGGGATTTCCTCACGCGTCCAAGCTGGGTGATTTCTGCCAACATGCTCATCATAGCTGTGGTGTTTGCTTTCAGTTATTTGATATTTGTTCGTTTGTCTGCTTTTTGGGCATTTGTCGCCTACTTGGCGGAAGCCATTGCTTTGTATTTCTTCTATTTTGAAACGCTTTTCAAAGAAGGGATTGTCTTTAACATTCTCTTTGGGGTGTTTGCCTTGGGGGTGGCATTTATTTTCTCATTGGTAGTTGCCTACTTCTTTGAAACCCGTCAAAAAATGATGTTACGCGGCAAGCTTTCCAGCAAGGTGAGTCCAGCGGTTATGGAAGAAATCCTCAAGAACGAAGCCAACAATATTATGGAAGGGGACACACGAGAAGTAACCGTTTTCTTCTCCGACGTGCGCAACTTCACCAATATTTCCGAAGCCATGCCGAACGCAAAAACCCTCATTACCTTCCTGAATGATTACATGGAACCCATGACCGATATTATTGTCAAAGCGCAAGGCACGGTCGATAAGTTTATCGGTGATGCCATCATGGCGTATTGGAATGCGCCGATTGATGTTGAAGACCATGCTGACAAAGCGGTGACCGCCAGTTTGGAGCAAATAAAAGGTTTGGATGAAATCAATGAAAAGGTGCGCCAAGATCCACGGTTTGAAGCGGTTGTCAAAATGGCAGATGATGCTGGTGTACCGCCTATTGATATCGGTATTGGCCTCAATACGGGGGAGGCCGTGGTAGGAGAGATGGGTTCCGCAGGGCGAAGCGACTATACCGTTATCGGAGATCCTATCAACCTGGGCGCGCGTTTGGAGTCTTTGTGTAAGTTCTATAACTCTAAAGTGACCATTTCCAATTTCACCAAAGACCTACTGAAACAACCCTATATTTTCCGCTTTCTGGATTTGGTAACGGTGAAAGGTAAAACTGAACCTGTCGAAGTCTGGCAGGTGCAAGACTTCGGTCAGGCGGAAGGTCGATTGAAAGAAGAGCTTGATAAATACCACCAAGCCATTGCGTTGTATAAGGACGCTAAGTTTGACCAGGCGTTGGAAATTTTCAAAGAAGTTGAAGCCTGGCCGGATAAAACCAATCAGAATGTCTACAAGATGTATATTGAGCGCTGCGAACATTACATTGAAGAACCGCCGGAAGACTTCAACGGCGTGTTTGTCCATAAGACTAAAGGTTAGCCTATAGTCCAACTGACCCAACCTGGCAGATTTTCTCGCCTTACCCCTTCGGGCGGCGAGTGCTTTGTTTAAGCAAAAATCTACCAGGTTGGGCTGCTTTCAATTTCATCAATATCTATGCTAAGATGTTGTCACATCTCTCGGGGTGCGAAGTTCTTTTTTCAAAAAGAACAGAGCTGAGACTGCGCAAGCTAAACCCGTTGAACTTGAACTGGTTAAGACCAGCGTAGGGAAGAGAACTCCAAGTCAATAGCCGTTACGGCTACCACACTTTGATGACTTAAAAACCTTCAATCAAGAAGAGATGAATAAGCATCAATGTGTTCCATATTTGTTTATTCTCCTTTTGATTCCGCCTTATTTCGATGGGCTTATTGGGTTTTTGTTCACTCTGATTACGCGGTTTTTCCAACACTTTTTTAACTAAGTGAGAAAAACGCAATGACAACACAAAACACACCTTTTAAAGATGCATTACCGGCATCGAATGAAATCCTGACTCGAACGCCACTTCCGGCGTCATCAAAAATCTATATCCCAGGTGAAATTCACCCTGAGATCCGCGTACCGATGCGTGAAATCGCACTGACTAATGGCGAAACCGTTAGTGTCTATGATACTTCCGGTGCTTATACCGATCTGTCTGTCGATATTGATGTTGCGCAAGGCTTGCCTGCTATTCGTAAAAGTTGGGTTGAAGGGCGTGGTGATGTCGAAGCCTACGAAGGGCGCGTGATTGATCCAAAAGACAACGGTTACAAAAACCGCAGCCAGATGGAGACCGCGATCGCTGGGGCATCAAGCCTAGTACGCGCGCCCTTAAGAGCGACAGCGGGCAAAAATGTCACTCAGATGCACTACGCGCGCCAAGGTATCATCACCCCGGAGATGGAATTTATCGCCATCCGTGAAAACCAAAACCGTGAAATGACGCGTCGTTATTTGAATGACGCTGAGCGTGAGCAACGCTTACGCGGTGAAAATTTCGGTGCGAACCTATTAGAAGATATCACCCCTGAATTTGTCCGACAAGAAGTGGCAGAAGGCCGAGCGGTAATTCCTTGTAACATCAACCATCCGGAAAGCGAACCGATGATTATCGGTCGTAATTTCCTGGTGAAAGTAAACGCCAATATCGGTAACTCCGCCACCACCTCATCCATTGCCGAAGAAGTTGAGAAAATGGTTTGGGCGACTCGTTGGGGTGCGGACACGGTGATGGATTTATCCACTGGGAAAAACATCCATACCACGCGTGATTGGATTTTGCGTAACTCACCAGTGCCAATCGGTACCGTACCGATTTACCAAGCCTTGGAAAAGGTCAACGGCATTGCCGAAGATCTGACGTGGGAAGTCTTCCGCGATACTTTGATTGAGCAAGCAGAGCAAGGTGTTGATTACTTTACCATCCACGCCGGCGTGTTGCTGCGTTACGTGCCGATGACTGCCAAGCGTGTTACCGGTATCGTCTCACGTGGTGGGTCGATTATGGCAAAGTGGTGTATTGCGCATCACAAAGAAAACTTCCTTTATACCCATTTTGAAGACATCTGCGAAATCATGAAAGCCTATGATGTGTCTTTCTCTCTCGGGGATGGTTTGCGTCCGGGTTCAGTGGCGGATGCCAATGACGAAGCACAATTGTCTGAGTTGAAAACCTTGGGTGAGTTAACACAGATCGCTTGGAAACACGATGTTCAAACCATTATTGAAGGTCCAGGTCATGTGCCGATGCACCTGATCAAAGAAAACATGGAAAAGCAGTTGGAATACTGTCATGAAGCGCCTTTCTACACGCTTGGGCCTCTGACGACTGATATCGCACCGGGCTATGACCACATCACTTCGGGAATCGGTGCAGCGATGATTGGTTGGTTCGGTACTGCGATGCTTTGTTATGTCACGCCAAAAGAACATTTGGGCTTGCCGAATCGTGATGATGTGAAAGAAGGTCTGATTACCTACAAACTTGCGGCACACGCGGCGGATATTGCTAAAGGGCATCCGGGCGCACGTTCACGTGATGATGCCTTGTCTCAAGCACGTTTTGAATTCCGTTGGGAAGACCAGTTCAACCTTGGTTTAGACCCTGAAAAAGCGCGCGCTTTCCATGACGAGACTTTGCCGAGAGACTCGGCGAAAGTCGCGCACTTCTGCTCGATGTGTGGGCCGAAATTCTGTTCGATGAAAATCTCTCAAGATGTGCGTGAGTACGCCGCAGCACAAGGCATGTCCGAAGATGAAGCTTTGCAACAAGGCATGCAAGCCAAATCTGAAGAGTTCAAAGCGCAAGGCAGTGAAGTTTACGTCAATGTAGAAGACATCACTAAGAAGGCCTAAATATGAACATTGGTATTGCAGGCGCCGGACTGGTCGGGCGTGTGCTGGCGTTGATGGTGCTCAACCGAGGGCATCAGGTCACCCTGTTTGATCTGGATACGGCAGAGGGCGAAAATGCTGCGGGTTTGACTGCCGCAGGCATGCTCGCCCCTTTTGCGGAGCTGGAGACTGCGGAGTCGGCTATTTTCGAGTCAGGACAGCGCTCAATAGCGTTATGGCCTGAGTTGTTGGAACAAGTTGGTTTGGATGCCGCAAGCAGCGCGTTTCAGCGTAAGGGTTCCATTATCACGGCTCATCCTGCGGATGAAGCGGAGTTGGAAACCTTTATTCGCCAACTGCGGGCTAAGGTGCCCGCGGCAGCAGATATCCAAACCTTGAACCAACAGCAAATCGCCGAGCTGGAACCGGACTTGAGTCACCACAAAAAAGGTTTCTTTTTGCCAGCAGAAGGTCAGGTGAATGCACAGGCATTTATGGCGGCTTCTGCGAACTATCTTCTGTCTCACGCAAATGTTGTGTGGCATCAGCAAATGGAAGTGTCCGCTGTTTCACATGGAACCATTACCACAAAAGACGGCATTTCAACCAGTACGACGACCGAAAGCTTTGACTGGGTATTTGACAGTCGTGGTCTAGGTGCCAAAACGGATGTGAAGGATTTGCGCGGCGTGCGAGGCGAAGTTTTCTGGCTAGATGCCCCGGGCGTGAACATCTCGCGTCCGGTGCGTTTGATGCATCCGCGTTATCGCATTTATATCGTGCCTAGACCTGACAACCGTTATGTTGTCGGGGCGACGGAAATTGAAAGTGAAGACAAAAGTCCAATGTCGGTGCGTTCCAGTTTGGAGCTGTTGTCCGCAGTTTATAGCGTGAACAGCGCGTTTGGCGAGGCGCGTATCGTCAAGCAACTCACCAATTGTCGCCCGGCTTTGAAAGACAACTTGCCTCGCGTTGAGGTTGAGAAAGGGCTGACGAGGGTGAATGGTCTGTATCGACACGGTTATCTGTTATCGCCAGCGATGGCGGAGCAGGCAATCAACCAAAGTTTCGGGGAATCTTTTTAATGGAAAAACAGCGCATAGAAGTGGTTTTTAACGGGGATGCCATAGCATGCACCAACGGTGAAAGCCTATCTGGACTTCTACAGCAATTAGGTTATCAGCAAGGCGGCTTTGCGACGGCAATCAACAGCACGTTCGTGCCGCGTAGCGATTATGACAACACACAGTTACAACAGGGCGATACGATTGAAGTCGTCGCCCCCATGCAGGGAGGGTAAGTGATGGAGATGACACCTTGGCACATCGGCGGCAAAACGCTGAACAGCCGTTTATTGATCGGTTCGGCACTTTACCCTTCACCGCAGGTCATGCAAGAGTCCATTCGTGCGTCGGGGGCGGGAATTGTGACCGTCTCTTTGCGTCGTCAGGCAGCGGGGGATGCCGCAGGGCAAACCTTCTGGCAACTGATTCGCGAATTGGATTTGGCGATTTTGCCGAATACGGCAGGCTGTCACTCAGCGAAAGAGGCGATAACGACCGCGCAAATGGCACGGGAGGTTTTTCAGACCAACTGGATAAAACTGGAGGTGATTGGGGATGAATACAATCTACAACCTGATCCTTTTGAGTTGGTTAAAGCGGCGGAAGCACTTATCCAAGACGGTTTTGAGGTCTTTCCCTACACCACTGACGACTTGGTGTTGGCCAAGCGTTTGGTGGAAGCGGGTTGTCGTATTCTGATGCCTTGGGGTTCACCTATCGGCTCAGGAAAAGGTCTGATGAACCCTTACAACCTGAAAGCGATTCGCGAGCGTTTTCCAGACTTGCAGTTGATTGTCGATGCCGGCATCGGCAAACCATCGGATGCGGTACAGGCAATGGAGTTGGGTTATGACGGTGTGTTACTGAACTCGGCAGTTGCCTTGGCGCAACAACCAGTGAAAATGGCATCGGCATTCCGCTCAGCGGTCGAAGCTGGACGTGCGGGTTATGAGGCGGGTGCGATGCCTGAGCGGGATTTTGCCTCGCCTTCTACGCCTGTGCTAGGAACACCGTTTTGGCATCAAGCTGAGAAGTAGTTGGGAATGGGGATTAAAATCTGCCAGGTTGGGGCAGTGATAAACACCCAACCTGGCAGTTTTTTTGGATTTTGATTGATGACTTTAAAAGCTTTTCCAAGTTGCGGTGTGATGCCGCTGGGTATTTATCCTTTGGTGGATAGAGCGGCAAAATTGCGCCCATTGTTTGAAAACGGTATTACCACGGCGCAACTGCGCATCAAGGATTTGGTGGGCACAGCTTTGAGTGATGAAGTCCGCCAAGCGGTAACCCTTGCTCGCATATACCATGCTCGATTGTTCATCAACGATGCTTGGCGGGAAGCGATTGTCTGTAAAGCGTATGGTGTACACTTGGGGCAGGAAGACTGTGAAGCGCTTGATGACACAGATTGGCGCACATTACGAGCGTCAGGTTTGCGGTTGGGTATCAGCACTCACACCCAAAACGAAATGACGTTTGCGTTGTCGGTCAAACCTTCTTATATGGCAATCGGTCCGGTGTTTGAAACTCGCAGTAAACAGCTGGACTATGAAACAACCGGCTTGCCGCGCTTATCAGAATGGGTAGCGGGTCTCGCCAATCAAGGAGAGAGGATTCCTGTGGTTGCAATCGGCGGCATTGATGCTACCAATTTGACCGAGGTCGTTAAGAGCGGTGTACAGGGCATAGCGATGATTGGCGGCGTGCAGGTTTCTGCAACAGATGCCAGTATTGATGTTGGTAAAGTGCGACAGTTGAATGAATTGTTTCAAACTGCATGGAAGGAGAATCAGTGAATAAAACGCCTGTTGTGTTGACGATTGCCGGTTCTGACCCTTATGGCGGCGCGGGGATTCAGGTCGATGCCAAAACCATCCATGCGCTTGGCGGTTATGCGCTGAGTGTGCCGACAGCGTTGACTTCGCAAAACTCACAAGGGGTGTCGGATGTGTTTGCGCCCCCCATCGCTGTGCTGGAAAATCAGGTGTCTGCCTTGCTGGACGACATGCAGGTGGATGCCGTCAAAATCGGCATGTTGGCAAGCGCTGAGATTGTTTCTTGTGTAGCAAGATTGATTGATCGCTATGCCTTGAAAAACGTGGTGTTGGACACGGTATTGGTCAGCTCCAGCGGTAAGGATTTGCTAGCGCTCGATGCTTTGGATATTTTGAAAGCCGAGCTTTTTCCCCGTGCCGATGTTATTACGCCCAATCTGCCGGAATTGAATCGATTATTGAATACCGATTATCAAGGGCTCGCCGAGGAAATGGATGAAATCGGCGAGCAACTCTGGCGCATGAATGTCAAAGCGGCGGTCATCAAAGGTGGGCATTCCGCAACCGACAGTTGTACCGACTATGTGCTGCAATCCGATAGCACGCCGGAAGCTTTATTTGCGGCTAGGGTACAAACTTCACATACGCACGGCACCGGTTGTGTGCTGTCTTCTGCCATTGCTACTGGGTTGGCAAAAGGCCATGCGCTGAGCGACAGCGCCCACATAGCCAAAGCATTCCTCACCGAGAAGCTGAAGGCGTCAGACTCTCTTAAACTTTCTTATCATCAGCTTAGCGATAATAGACGGGAACCGATTTTATAAAACACATAAAACTGGGAAAGAGAATGAAAACACCTGCAATGAAATTCGTATTGTCGTTTATTGTTTTGTTGATGCTGGGCTCTTTAACCGCCTGTTCTTCCACCGAGAGTGATCCGGGGCCATTGAAAGGCAAGTGGCAAGTTAGCGGGATTGTCGACACGGTGATGGTTTTCCGCAAGGGTGAAACTGAAACCAATAAGATTGTTGAGAAATGCAGCTATAAGGTCGAAGGTAGTAAGGTCATGGTCACCTACCAGAGCGGTATGGCGAAAGGGCTGACCCAAACCTATCTTTTCCTTGATAAGAACACCGTCGAATCGCCATTGGGCAAAATGACACGCATCAAAGACTCAGACTAAGCTTCTGCGCTTTCCCCCAACTTGGTAGATTTTGTCAGGTTCTTTGCATTTAGGGGAAAAGCGCTCTATAATGCGCCAACTTATTGATATTTCAATCAATCCAATAAATACACAAATTTGAATGCCGAGGGGCGGTCTTCCCGAATAATGAATGGGATGTACCTGAGATCCGAAAGGAGACCCTTGAACCTGATCCAGGTAATACTGGCGTAGGAACGGGCAGCACATCCAAAAACACGCGTGAATGCGTGTCTTTGCCGCTTCCTGTTCATAAAAACTAAGGAAGCTTTGGTGAAATTCCGCAACACAAAATCGTTTATCAAACATCTAGTCCCGTTATTGTCTTTGACCGTTCTGGCGAATACCGCTCAGGCTGAAGATAAAGCTCATTCATCCGAAACCAAGTTGGCACCTGTTACCGTACAAGCCGATTTACGTGGTGCGGAAGAAAGCAAACTGCCGGTGAGTACCACGGTGATGGATGCGGCGAACTTGCAGGATAGAGGTGCGAACCAGTTGGAAGATGTCTTGTTGCAAACGCCAAATGTCAACTTTGCCGGGCAGGATGCGCGTGCCAAGCACATCCAGATTCGCGGTATGGGTGAGCGTGACGATTACACTGGTGCGCCGAACCCAAGCGTAGGCTTGGCGATTGATGGTATCGATTTCAGTGGTATTGGCATGATCTCCAATCTGTTTGATGTCAAGCAAGTGGAAGTGTTGCGCGGCCCGCAAAGCACGCGTTACGGCGATACCGCCATTGCCGGTTTAATCAATATTCAAACCAATGATCCTACGCCTTACCAAGAGAACATGATCGAAACCTCTATTGGTAACGGCAGCCTGACCGAAGTCGGTTTGATGACCAGTGGCCCTTTTTCGGATAAAAAAGACAGCCCGCAGTATCGTGTCGCCATCCAAAAACACTATGACAATGGTTTCCGAGACAATGTTTATTTGCATCGTGATGATACTAATAAGCATGATGAATTGAATGTGCGCGGTAAACTGCGATTCTTTCCAACCGAGAAATCACAGTTGGATTTGACTCTGTTGCATGCTGATTACAACGATGGTTATGACGCTTGGTCATTGAACAATACACTCACGACGCTGTCGGATCAGCCAGGTAAAGACACTCAAAGAACACACGCCGGCGCGATTAAGTATCAGTATTTTGGACAAGTGGCGACCTTAACGAGTACCACAACCGCGGCGAACTCCGACATGATTTACAGCTACGATCAGGACTGGACGTACAAAGGCTATTACTCAACGCCGTTTACTGGAACTTTTAAAGACGCCAAAAACCGCAGCAGCTTCTCACAAGAACTACGTTGGGTGTCGCAACCGAATGCGAGAATTTTCAATAAATCGACCGATTGGTTGTTCGGTGTCTTTGCTTCGCGCTTGGAAGAGAAAAACAAAATCGACAGTGATTTCAACGATAACGGAACCCAGTACCCTTGGCATGTGACTTCTAAGTACGAAGTGAACAAGTTCGCGGGATTTGGGCAGTTGGACACACATTTTTCATCGAAGACTGTGCTGACGACTGGTGTGCGTTTGGAGCATCACGAGTCCAAATTCAACAGTACCGATGGTGACAGCTTCAAGCCGAATGAAAATCTAGTTGGCGCCAACATCAGTTTGACGCAAACCCTCACACAGCATCAGTCGGCGTACGTTTCGGTGGCAAGAGGTTACAAGGCAGGAGGGTTCAACCCAGGTCTGCCGACCAACAAAAAATATTTGACCTACTATAAAACCGAAACGGCGATGAATTATGAAATAGGTCATCGTATGAATTTGGCAAACAACCGTTTGAAAACTCAATTTGATGTCTTCTATATGGACAGACAAAATCCGCAATTCGATGGTTATACCTACATCGGTTCCAACTATGTGTTTTATACCGAAAACTTCGACAAAGCCACCAACTACGGCTTGGAAGGTCAGTTGGATTGGCAGGTTAACGATCAGTGGAAAACCTTTGCCAACCTAGGCTTATTGAACACCACGGTGAAAGGCAGTTCTTCATCCGGCGCTTTCACCATTGACGGTCGTCAGCAACCGCATGCGCCGAATTATCAGTTCCTATTGGGTGGACAATACCGAAGCCATGGCTATGTCGCGCGTTTGGAATACACGGGAATGGATGCGTTTTATTTCAGTAACTCCAACAATGCACGTTCCAAGCCGTACCAAATCGTCAATGCTCGTGTCGGTTATGAAACAAAAAGCTGGGACGCGACTCTGTGGGTGAAAAACTTGACGGATGAGCGTTATGCGACCAGAGGATTCTTCTTCGGAAATGATCCGACTTGGACAAACAAAAAATATATTCGTTTGGGTGATCCAAGAAGTTTTGGTATCACGACGCACGTTTATTTTTAATTGAGGAAACGTCATGCAAGCATCTATTGAAATTTCTATGTATCCTTTGCAGGAAGACTACTGCCAGCCGATTATCGACTTTATCGATCGTTTGGAAACGCATAGTGAGATCCGTGTTGCACGTAACGCCATGAGTACGCAGGTGTTTGGGGAGTTTCGTACCCTGATGTCGATGATGACCGAAGAAGTCGAAGCGGTATTGGCAACACAGCCGAAAACGGTCTTTGTCCTGAAATTAATCGGTACCGACCGCTCCAAGGCGCGTATCGATGCCTGTAGCGAATAACCCAAGATGTCATTCATAGATCAAGTTATCCAGTCGGCTCAAGCCATGTCCGGTTGGGAAGCTATTGCAACTTTGTTGGGCTTGGCTTATTTGTATCTGGCGATTAAAGAATCCATTTGGGCATGGCCTTGTGCTTTTGTCAGCACGTTGATCTATACCGTGATTTTTTGGGAAGGTCAGTTGCCGTTGCAATCGGGATTGAACGCTTATTATCTTGCGATGGCTGTGTATGGTTTTTGGCTGTGGCGCCGTCCGAAATCCGAGGAATACAGTGTGGCCATTCACCGTTTGAGTTTCCGTTGGCACTTGGCCTTAATTGGTTCGGGAGTGGTGATCAGCATACTGCTTGCCGATTATCTGCAGGCGACCCATTTCTCCAAGCTGCCTTATCTGGATGCGGGGGTGATGGTGTTCTCGGTATTGACGACTATACTGATGGCTCGTAAGGTGTTAGAAAACTGGCTCTATTGGATAGTGGTCGATGGTGTAGCCATCTTTCTTTATGCGCAAACCGGTTTCTATTTCACCATGGTGCTGATGGCGGCGTATGTCGTGATGGTGATTATTGGCTTTTTCGAGTGGCGCCAACTCTACCGACAAGCGCCTACGTCTGAGGCGGATGTCAG
This portion of the Hydrogenovibrio marinus genome encodes:
- a CDS encoding thiazole synthase: MEMTPWHIGGKTLNSRLLIGSALYPSPQVMQESIRASGAGIVTVSLRRQAAGDAAGQTFWQLIRELDLAILPNTAGCHSAKEAITTAQMAREVFQTNWIKLEVIGDEYNLQPDPFELVKAAEALIQDGFEVFPYTTDDLVLAKRLVEAGCRILMPWGSPIGSGKGLMNPYNLKAIRERFPDLQLIVDAGIGKPSDAVQAMELGYDGVLLNSAVALAQQPVKMASAFRSAVEAGRAGYEAGAMPERDFASPSTPVLGTPFWHQAEK
- the thiC gene encoding phosphomethylpyrimidine synthase ThiC; the encoded protein is MTTQNTPFKDALPASNEILTRTPLPASSKIYIPGEIHPEIRVPMREIALTNGETVSVYDTSGAYTDLSVDIDVAQGLPAIRKSWVEGRGDVEAYEGRVIDPKDNGYKNRSQMETAIAGASSLVRAPLRATAGKNVTQMHYARQGIITPEMEFIAIRENQNREMTRRYLNDAEREQRLRGENFGANLLEDITPEFVRQEVAEGRAVIPCNINHPESEPMIIGRNFLVKVNANIGNSATTSSIAEEVEKMVWATRWGADTVMDLSTGKNIHTTRDWILRNSPVPIGTVPIYQALEKVNGIAEDLTWEVFRDTLIEQAEQGVDYFTIHAGVLLRYVPMTAKRVTGIVSRGGSIMAKWCIAHHKENFLYTHFEDICEIMKAYDVSFSLGDGLRPGSVADANDEAQLSELKTLGELTQIAWKHDVQTIIEGPGHVPMHLIKENMEKQLEYCHEAPFYTLGPLTTDIAPGYDHITSGIGAAMIGWFGTAMLCYVTPKEHLGLPNRDDVKEGLITYKLAAHAADIAKGHPGARSRDDALSQARFEFRWEDQFNLGLDPEKARAFHDETLPRDSAKVAHFCSMCGPKFCSMKISQDVREYAAAQGMSEDEALQQGMQAKSEEFKAQGSEVYVNVEDITKKA
- the pnuC gene encoding nicotinamide riboside transporter PnuC translates to MSFIDQVIQSAQAMSGWEAIATLLGLAYLYLAIKESIWAWPCAFVSTLIYTVIFWEGQLPLQSGLNAYYLAMAVYGFWLWRRPKSEEYSVAIHRLSFRWHLALIGSGVVISILLADYLQATHFSKLPYLDAGVMVFSVLTTILMARKVLENWLYWIVVDGVAIFLYAQTGFYFTMVLMAAYVVMVIIGFFEWRQLYRQAPTSEADVSTQ
- a CDS encoding thiamine phosphate synthase gives rise to the protein MTLKAFPSCGVMPLGIYPLVDRAAKLRPLFENGITTAQLRIKDLVGTALSDEVRQAVTLARIYHARLFINDAWREAIVCKAYGVHLGQEDCEALDDTDWRTLRASGLRLGISTHTQNEMTFALSVKPSYMAIGPVFETRSKQLDYETTGLPRLSEWVAGLANQGERIPVVAIGGIDATNLTEVVKSGVQGIAMIGGVQVSATDASIDVGKVRQLNELFQTAWKENQ
- the thiS gene encoding sulfur carrier protein ThiS, translated to MEKQRIEVVFNGDAIACTNGESLSGLLQQLGYQQGGFATAINSTFVPRSDYDNTQLQQGDTIEVVAPMQGG
- a CDS encoding TonB-dependent receptor produces the protein MKFRNTKSFIKHLVPLLSLTVLANTAQAEDKAHSSETKLAPVTVQADLRGAEESKLPVSTTVMDAANLQDRGANQLEDVLLQTPNVNFAGQDARAKHIQIRGMGERDDYTGAPNPSVGLAIDGIDFSGIGMISNLFDVKQVEVLRGPQSTRYGDTAIAGLINIQTNDPTPYQENMIETSIGNGSLTEVGLMTSGPFSDKKDSPQYRVAIQKHYDNGFRDNVYLHRDDTNKHDELNVRGKLRFFPTEKSQLDLTLLHADYNDGYDAWSLNNTLTTLSDQPGKDTQRTHAGAIKYQYFGQVATLTSTTTAANSDMIYSYDQDWTYKGYYSTPFTGTFKDAKNRSSFSQELRWVSQPNARIFNKSTDWLFGVFASRLEEKNKIDSDFNDNGTQYPWHVTSKYEVNKFAGFGQLDTHFSSKTVLTTGVRLEHHESKFNSTDGDSFKPNENLVGANISLTQTLTQHQSAYVSVARGYKAGGFNPGLPTNKKYLTYYKTETAMNYEIGHRMNLANNRLKTQFDVFYMDRQNPQFDGYTYIGSNYVFYTENFDKATNYGLEGQLDWQVNDQWKTFANLGLLNTTVKGSSSSGAFTIDGRQQPHAPNYQFLLGGQYRSHGYVARLEYTGMDAFYFSNSNNARSKPYQIVNARVGYETKSWDATLWVKNLTDERYATRGFFFGNDPTWTNKKYIRLGDPRSFGITTHVYF
- the thiD gene encoding bifunctional hydroxymethylpyrimidine kinase/phosphomethylpyrimidine kinase, producing the protein MNKTPVVLTIAGSDPYGGAGIQVDAKTIHALGGYALSVPTALTSQNSQGVSDVFAPPIAVLENQVSALLDDMQVDAVKIGMLASAEIVSCVARLIDRYALKNVVLDTVLVSSSGKDLLALDALDILKAELFPRADVITPNLPELNRLLNTDYQGLAEEMDEIGEQLWRMNVKAAVIKGGHSATDSCTDYVLQSDSTPEALFAARVQTSHTHGTGCVLSSAIATGLAKGHALSDSAHIAKAFLTEKLKASDSLKLSYHQLSDNRREPIL
- a CDS encoding CHASE2 domain-containing protein, with the protein product MTKLGKWKLFSHLSVLVIGLTVLIGGYLYIPQTFLSLDNRLRDFLFLARGPIPTTGQVVIVDLDDASLEKYGQWPWSRDLFAELLQKLANDGAGIVGLDIVFSEADRTSPAKLAKRYHFPDKNLPDFDQVMAKTLAQTPTILGYVFQMSTPTPKADTPNIPAIFIERGFSANTDILQPKGVLLNIPVLQNAAYSSGFFNNVPDESGMVRSVPLVMKYDGVIYPSLALEMIRIATQKSKVFVNYSDLGVESIQLGKMFIPTDPGGRLFVNYRGPGHTFHYISAARVLENKVDPKELDGKFVLIGTSAAGLLDLRSMPFDNVYPGVEAHANVIDNILKGDFLTRPSWVISANMLIIAVVFAFSYLIFVRLSAFWAFVAYLAEAIALYFFYFETLFKEGIVFNILFGVFALGVAFIFSLVVAYFFETRQKMMLRGKLSSKVSPAVMEEILKNEANNIMEGDTREVTVFFSDVRNFTNISEAMPNAKTLITFLNDYMEPMTDIIVKAQGTVDKFIGDAIMAYWNAPIDVEDHADKAVTASLEQIKGLDEINEKVRQDPRFEAVVKMADDAGVPPIDIGIGLNTGEAVVGEMGSAGRSDYTVIGDPINLGARLESLCKFYNSKVTISNFTKDLLKQPYIFRFLDLVTVKGKTEPVEVWQVQDFGQAEGRLKEELDKYHQAIALYKDAKFDQALEIFKEVEAWPDKTNQNVYKMYIERCEHYIEEPPEDFNGVFVHKTKG
- the thiO gene encoding glycine oxidase ThiO, which codes for MNIGIAGAGLVGRVLALMVLNRGHQVTLFDLDTAEGENAAGLTAAGMLAPFAELETAESAIFESGQRSIALWPELLEQVGLDAASSAFQRKGSIITAHPADEAELETFIRQLRAKVPAAADIQTLNQQQIAELEPDLSHHKKGFFLPAEGQVNAQAFMAASANYLLSHANVVWHQQMEVSAVSHGTITTKDGISTSTTTESFDWVFDSRGLGAKTDVKDLRGVRGEVFWLDAPGVNISRPVRLMHPRYRIYIVPRPDNRYVVGATEIESEDKSPMSVRSSLELLSAVYSVNSAFGEARIVKQLTNCRPALKDNLPRVEVEKGLTRVNGLYRHGYLLSPAMAEQAINQSFGESF